A single Desulfomonile tiedjei DNA region contains:
- a CDS encoding PAS domain-containing protein: MAGYKFISETVEDDEGSVFPLSATVGLSEATVDLGSLLADDVSATGSFDLRRFKSSSIGKLLEAIPIPVFLVDESLRIAFANRASSKLLQSHPDGPDRRFSTLFPNPQDGENGERLVDTVLKQRIPLEVEGFLGQGPDRMLGRIHLRSMRIEGTRYIGIFVEDLRPRGQTLSRD, translated from the coding sequence ATGGCAGGTTACAAATTCATTAGCGAGACCGTCGAGGATGATGAAGGAAGCGTCTTTCCCCTTTCCGCGACGGTCGGCCTTTCAGAAGCTACCGTAGATCTGGGCTCTTTGTTGGCCGACGATGTTTCGGCAACAGGAAGCTTCGATTTACGGAGGTTCAAAAGCAGTTCGATCGGCAAGCTACTGGAAGCCATACCCATCCCGGTATTTCTCGTGGACGAATCCCTTCGGATCGCGTTTGCCAATCGCGCATCCTCCAAACTCCTGCAAAGTCACCCTGATGGACCGGACAGACGCTTCTCAACATTGTTTCCGAATCCCCAGGACGGCGAGAACGGCGAGAGGCTAGTCGACACTGTTCTGAAACAGAGGATCCCTCTGGAAGTCGAAGGGTTCTTGGGGCAGGGGCCGGACCGCATGTTAGGCAGGATTCACCTGAGATCCATGAGAATCGAAGGCACGAGATACATCGGGATCTTTGTCGAAGATCTGAGGCCTCGCGGTCAAACCCTCAGCAGGGACTAA
- a CDS encoding PQQ-binding-like beta-propeller repeat protein — MSKTGHRIDPNEASADIRGGMADVQLMAKYGLSARGLVALFHKLVQAHLMAEEELHGRLTEVTDKIELAPLFAVMMERGLEALPALKWKFRTGGWVFSSPVVSYDAVFFGSWDKHLYSLSRDTGQLRWKFRTGDVVRSSPACDAERVYVGSWDKCLYAVDARTGQEVWKFPTKKEIWCAPATVGGNVYVSSTDGHLYAVDAIDGHLRWKFRLGGPLFSWVESAPVVAGTSVFSGSHKGKLFALDAYSGKLVWSFATDGSIHSAPRVSGGRLFFGSQDGYLYALEAGSGKLLWRYNADVPIYTCPAVERDEVFFGGSDGTLYAVDVESGRLLWTYFKCRSFLSSVAVSRGVVYFGSSDKNLYAVDADQGRELWSYSTGNQVFAAPEVVGRVIYFGSNDACLYAIEEGAFRGSLHV; from the coding sequence ATGAGCAAGACCGGACATCGGATTGATCCGAACGAGGCTTCCGCGGACATTCGCGGTGGTATGGCTGATGTACAGCTGATGGCGAAGTATGGACTGTCCGCGCGCGGTCTCGTAGCTCTCTTTCACAAATTAGTACAAGCCCATCTTATGGCTGAAGAGGAACTTCATGGCAGACTCACCGAAGTCACCGACAAGATAGAGCTGGCTCCCTTATTTGCGGTGATGATGGAAAGAGGCCTGGAGGCACTGCCGGCCTTGAAATGGAAATTCAGGACCGGCGGGTGGGTTTTTTCGTCACCGGTCGTTTCGTATGACGCTGTTTTTTTTGGTAGTTGGGACAAACACCTATACAGCCTGAGTCGGGACACCGGCCAACTTCGGTGGAAGTTCAGGACTGGGGATGTCGTGCGCTCGAGCCCCGCATGCGATGCGGAAAGGGTATACGTCGGGAGTTGGGACAAGTGCCTGTACGCTGTGGATGCACGGACGGGCCAAGAAGTTTGGAAATTTCCGACTAAAAAGGAAATCTGGTGCGCTCCCGCGACGGTCGGAGGAAACGTTTATGTCAGCAGTACTGACGGTCACCTTTACGCCGTGGATGCTATTGACGGTCATTTGAGGTGGAAGTTTCGCCTTGGCGGCCCACTGTTCAGTTGGGTGGAGTCCGCGCCTGTCGTCGCAGGGACGTCGGTTTTCAGCGGGAGCCACAAGGGAAAACTTTTTGCCCTGGATGCCTATTCGGGGAAATTAGTTTGGTCGTTCGCGACCGATGGATCGATTCATTCTGCACCCCGAGTAAGTGGCGGAAGACTGTTCTTCGGTAGCCAGGACGGTTACCTGTATGCTCTGGAAGCCGGCTCGGGAAAGCTACTTTGGCGCTACAACGCGGACGTGCCAATCTACACGTGTCCGGCAGTGGAACGGGATGAGGTGTTCTTCGGCGGGTCCGACGGCACACTCTATGCCGTGGATGTGGAATCGGGGAGGCTGCTTTGGACCTACTTCAAATGCAGGTCCTTTTTGTCCTCTGTGGCAGTTTCACGGGGTGTGGTCTATTTTGGGAGTTCCGACAAGAATCTGTACGCGGTGGACGCAGACCAGGGCCGTGAGCTGTGGAGTTACTCAACTGGAAACCAGGTCTTCGCGGCCCCCGAGGTGGTCGGCAGGGTGATTTATTTCGGAAGCAACGATGCGTGCCTGTACGCGATTGAAGAAGGGGCTTTCCGAGGTAGCTTGCATGTGTGA
- a CDS encoding metal ABC transporter permease, producing the protein MHQFLTDLPQYPFLQHALLTGILASVACGIIGTYVVVRRISYIADGIAHAVLGGMGAALYLQKMYQWHGAMPIYGAVISAIIAAIIIGLVSLWAKQREDTVISALWAVGMAVGIIFISRTPGYNEDLMGYLFGNILMVSSSDLWMLAVLDTIVVVMGLLFYNQFLAVCFDDEFARLRGLRVEFFYLLLLCLAALTVVVLATVVGIVMVIALLTLPIGIAALFSRTLWRMMVISSVLCVLFTTSGLALSYGPDYPAGATTIIIAGAAYLAATTFKLALSRGRL; encoded by the coding sequence TTGCATCAATTCCTAACTGACTTACCACAATATCCCTTTCTCCAACACGCGCTGTTGACGGGAATTCTCGCGAGCGTGGCCTGCGGTATTATCGGGACCTACGTGGTAGTCCGGAGGATTTCTTATATCGCCGACGGGATCGCCCACGCGGTACTAGGCGGAATGGGCGCGGCTTTATATCTTCAGAAGATGTATCAATGGCATGGAGCCATGCCGATATATGGAGCCGTAATCTCGGCAATAATCGCGGCCATAATTATCGGCCTTGTAAGCCTTTGGGCGAAACAGCGGGAAGATACTGTCATCAGCGCTCTTTGGGCGGTGGGAATGGCGGTAGGGATAATCTTTATATCCCGGACGCCCGGCTATAACGAAGATCTTATGGGATATCTGTTTGGCAACATCCTGATGGTGTCAAGCAGCGACTTGTGGATGTTGGCCGTGCTCGACACAATCGTAGTGGTCATGGGGCTGCTGTTTTACAACCAATTTCTGGCGGTCTGTTTTGATGATGAATTTGCGCGGCTGCGAGGTCTGAGGGTCGAATTCTTCTATCTTTTGTTGCTCTGTTTGGCTGCTCTTACCGTGGTGGTTCTTGCCACCGTGGTCGGCATTGTGATGGTTATAGCTCTATTGACGCTGCCGATAGGGATTGCAGCTTTATTTTCCAGGACTTTGTGGCGTATGATGGTCATTTCCAGCGTTCTATGTGTCTTGTTCACGACATCCGGTTTGGCGCTGAGCTATGGCCCCGACTATCCGGCCGGTGCCACGACCATCATCATTGCCGGCGCGGCGTACCTTGCCGCCACGACCTTCAAGTTGGCTTTGAGTCGCGGCAGATTGTAG
- a CDS encoding ABC transporter ATP-binding protein translates to MSENDASAISIKGLWFSYDSHAVLEDVNLSIPQGDFVSVVGPNGGGKTTLLKLILGLLRPTRGEVRVFGVAPGLARPRIGYMPQHSQLDSQFPATVMDVALMGRLGHERRYGPYSRKDKQIVSGALDQVGLYGMRKQSFSSISGGQRQRLLIARALACEPDLLLLDEPAASLDMVMEGDLYELLRTLNQRLTVVMVSHDLGFVSRVVKSVICVKRKVLMHPTSEITGEIINDIYGSPMRMVRHNGEGVDSCINS, encoded by the coding sequence ATGAGCGAAAATGACGCGTCCGCGATTTCCATAAAAGGGTTGTGGTTTTCCTATGACAGCCATGCTGTGTTGGAAGACGTTAATCTTTCCATTCCACAAGGTGATTTTGTTTCAGTGGTCGGACCCAACGGCGGAGGTAAAACCACCTTGCTGAAGCTTATTTTGGGATTGCTCCGCCCAACGCGGGGCGAGGTCCGTGTGTTTGGGGTAGCCCCTGGGCTGGCAAGGCCGCGAATTGGATATATGCCCCAGCATTCACAATTGGATTCGCAGTTTCCCGCAACAGTTATGGATGTGGCCCTGATGGGACGACTTGGACATGAGAGAAGATACGGACCTTATTCGAGAAAAGACAAACAGATAGTCAGTGGGGCGCTCGATCAAGTGGGGCTGTATGGTATGCGTAAGCAGTCCTTTTCATCAATTTCCGGCGGCCAGCGCCAAAGGCTGCTCATAGCCCGCGCTTTGGCCTGTGAGCCGGACCTCCTGCTCTTGGATGAGCCTGCTGCCAGCCTGGACATGGTTATGGAAGGTGACCTGTACGAATTGCTGCGGACCTTGAACCAAAGGCTCACAGTAGTTATGGTTTCTCATGACCTAGGATTTGTCTCGAGAGTGGTCAAGAGTGTGATCTGCGTTAAGCGCAAGGTCCTGATGCATCCTACCAGTGAAATTACGGGCGAGATCATCAACGACATTTATGGCTCCCCGATGAGGATGGTGAGACACAACGGTGAGGGAGTCGACAGTTGCATCAATTCCTAA
- a CDS encoding zinc ABC transporter substrate-binding protein gives MRYRLAATMWSLLFVTCLALTANAQDKPAGKINVFTSILPTAYFVERIGGPNVEVSVLVGPGQDPHTFEPTPKLMAKLAQARVLFKMGFPFEKTLIKKVGSTFKNVQVVDLQQGIELRGMTEEEEHGHGDADKKDEHSHEAGEMDQHTWLDPQLAKIQARTIADTLIRIDPSNQAQYEKNLKDFQTDLDAVHDQLTTALAPVKGKSFFVFHPAYGYFGDAYGLKQIAVQLGGKEPTARQLARLIELAKKAEVRVVFVQPQFSRKGAAVLANAIGGAVVPLDDLAPDYLKNLQDMAAKLDSALKGQKK, from the coding sequence ATGCGTTATCGCCTGGCCGCAACAATGTGGTCGTTGCTGTTTGTCACGTGCCTTGCTCTGACTGCCAATGCCCAGGATAAACCTGCGGGTAAGATAAACGTTTTCACAAGTATTTTGCCTACAGCTTATTTTGTGGAACGGATCGGCGGCCCGAATGTGGAAGTGAGTGTATTGGTCGGCCCCGGGCAGGACCCTCACACTTTTGAGCCCACCCCGAAACTCATGGCCAAATTGGCCCAAGCGCGAGTGCTTTTCAAAATGGGATTTCCCTTTGAGAAAACGCTAATCAAAAAAGTGGGATCGACATTCAAAAACGTTCAAGTGGTTGACTTGCAGCAAGGGATAGAACTGAGGGGCATGACTGAGGAAGAGGAGCACGGCCATGGGGATGCCGACAAAAAGGATGAGCACTCCCACGAAGCAGGTGAAATGGACCAGCATACCTGGCTTGATCCGCAACTCGCCAAGATCCAGGCTCGAACCATAGCGGACACACTGATCCGAATCGACCCGAGCAACCAGGCGCAGTATGAGAAGAATTTGAAAGACTTTCAGACTGATTTGGATGCGGTTCACGACCAACTGACAACAGCCCTGGCGCCCGTGAAAGGCAAGAGTTTTTTTGTTTTTCACCCGGCATACGGGTATTTCGGGGACGCGTATGGGTTGAAGCAGATTGCAGTGCAATTGGGGGGTAAGGAACCCACGGCCAGACAACTCGCAAGATTGATAGAGCTGGCCAAAAAGGCCGAGGTGAGAGTCGTCTTCGTGCAGCCCCAATTCTCGAGGAAAGGTGCAGCGGTTTTAGCTAACGCCATCGGCGGGGCAGTGGTCCCCCTGGACGACCTGGCCCCGGACTATTTGAAGAATTTGCAGGATATGGCGGCTAAGCTGGACTCGGCACTTAAAGGGCAGAAAAAGTGA
- a CDS encoding CopG family transcriptional regulator has translation MKKEKLDIITFKVPESLRDAMKGIPNRSEFIRAAVVAALDSICPLCKGTGVIMPHQRPHWDLFANEHHFEECETCNAIHMVCDRNPQESAHVHGSD, from the coding sequence ATGAAAAAAGAAAAGCTGGACATCATCACATTCAAGGTTCCTGAGTCTCTCAGGGATGCTATGAAAGGTATTCCCAACAGGTCCGAGTTTATCCGGGCCGCAGTGGTTGCGGCTCTCGACAGCATCTGTCCTCTTTGCAAAGGGACAGGAGTGATAATGCCCCACCAGCGGCCGCACTGGGACCTATTCGCGAACGAGCATCATTTTGAGGAATGCGAAACCTGCAACGCGATTCATATGGTGTGTGATCGCAACCCGCAAGAATCCGCACATGTTCACGGGTCTGATTAG
- a CDS encoding rubredoxin: protein MTKWKCSTCGWIYDPAKGDPENGITPGTPFDDLPDSWVCPICGSGKEVFELEGSELGGGPDGDKFIMDDRAQRLLTVGKTMYKERFENVFRVAQKLTSSMNIGEVLEMIRDEARTTLPQLHEVCLLVIDPEAQHYTRPLHCAVEKQRINCQLCKRGRGTINSALGQNSAAVCFLPGESGGHPAVDGLPPANFSEIVFPICEGDRPLAVLDAIARPGSEGLSQKDFMLLKDLVELASNVIKNARNHWRMSQEKLTVDRILEHLRPFVPSTVQRIVEKDPSAPDLEKKDIDVTVLFLDVAGYTRISETQSRDKVTFIIEKYFSSFFDIISDDGGDVNETAGDGLMVIFQGRPKQTALSAVKAALEIRGKTLEINDELKDRFAPVEVNMGINSGIAAVGMNRFAGSSGTRMTFTASGPVTNVAARIASAAKHGDILVGPETASRVREDTKLFDRGLMNFKNVQAPVQVFSLVRDSENVDTR, encoded by the coding sequence ATGACGAAGTGGAAATGCAGCACCTGCGGATGGATTTACGATCCTGCGAAGGGCGATCCGGAGAACGGAATTACTCCCGGAACACCGTTCGATGATCTGCCGGATTCGTGGGTCTGCCCCATTTGTGGGTCTGGCAAAGAAGTCTTTGAATTGGAAGGCTCCGAGTTGGGAGGGGGTCCCGATGGCGACAAGTTCATCATGGATGACCGAGCCCAACGACTCCTTACCGTTGGCAAAACCATGTACAAGGAACGGTTTGAAAACGTATTCCGGGTGGCCCAGAAGCTGACATCTTCCATGAATATCGGCGAAGTGCTGGAAATGATAAGGGACGAAGCAAGAACAACCCTCCCTCAATTGCACGAAGTTTGCCTTCTCGTAATAGACCCGGAAGCCCAGCATTACACCCGCCCCCTTCATTGCGCGGTGGAAAAGCAGAGAATCAATTGCCAGCTTTGCAAAAGGGGCAGAGGAACGATAAACAGTGCATTAGGCCAGAATTCCGCGGCTGTGTGCTTTCTCCCGGGCGAGAGTGGAGGCCATCCGGCAGTGGATGGATTGCCGCCGGCAAATTTCTCCGAAATCGTGTTCCCGATTTGTGAAGGCGACAGACCGCTGGCCGTCCTGGATGCAATAGCAAGGCCCGGCAGTGAGGGTCTGAGCCAAAAAGACTTCATGCTGCTGAAAGACCTGGTCGAACTCGCCAGTAACGTGATCAAGAACGCGCGCAACCACTGGAGAATGTCCCAGGAAAAGCTTACCGTGGACAGAATTCTTGAGCATCTGCGGCCGTTTGTTCCTTCCACGGTTCAAAGGATCGTGGAAAAAGACCCTTCCGCGCCCGATTTGGAGAAAAAGGACATAGACGTCACGGTCCTGTTTTTGGATGTGGCGGGTTATACTCGGATCAGCGAGACTCAGAGCAGAGATAAGGTGACTTTCATTATTGAGAAGTATTTCTCCAGTTTTTTCGATATCATAAGCGATGATGGGGGAGACGTAAACGAGACGGCCGGTGACGGCCTCATGGTCATATTTCAGGGCCGGCCGAAACAGACAGCGTTGAGCGCGGTCAAAGCAGCCCTGGAGATTAGAGGTAAGACGCTCGAGATTAACGATGAGTTGAAGGACCGCTTCGCGCCGGTGGAAGTAAATATGGGTATCAACTCGGGGATCGCTGCGGTGGGAATGAACCGATTCGCGGGGAGTTCAGGGACCCGAATGACCTTTACAGCTAGCGGACCGGTGACGAATGTTGCGGCACGGATAGCATCCGCGGCAAAGCACGGGGATATTCTGGTTGGTCCGGAGACGGCTTCAAGAGTGCGTGAAGATACCAAGCTGTTTGACAGGGGATTGATGAATTTCAAGAACGTGCAAGCGCCGGTCCAGGTCTTCAGCCTAGTCCGCGATAGCGAGAATGTGGACACAAGATAA
- a CDS encoding PAS domain S-box protein, translated as MNEHSKTKEQLITELSEMRQRIAELQASLTKMEHVEGKQDKQAMRSPTGEPEGRVRNRTIDLESTIEELEKEISARRETEAALRDSEERLGLALEAAELSFWDWDLTTGKAIWSSRSFDMLGYSPHDFGADVRTWKRMIHPDDWPNVRKGLNDHLDGARPTYEAEYRLQTKSGDWAWIAARGKVVERDPNGQPVRMLGTSQDITNRKRAEEEIRNQKEFLNTVVESLSHPFYVINADDYTIELANRATKIPSLDDKPTCYSVLQHRDSPCDGLEHPCAVERVKKTGGPVVLEFAYQDRKGRPRCAEIHGHPIFDAQGRVVRIIEYSLDITDRKLAEEALRKSEANFRAVFDSMNEAIFVHDMATGEILDVNRKMCEMYGYPIEEALRLTIEQLSSGEPLYSQEDAVKWTRLAAQGQPQLFDWHAKDKDGRLFWVEVNLKRAVIGGQDRLLAVVRDISERKLAEEERERLRSQLLQAQKVEAIGTLTGGIAHDFNNMLTVILGYSEMLLMDRDENDPAYADLQKILQTGRSGAELVQRLMTFGRNAETNSVPLDLNRQVRNLERLLSRTLPKMVQIELRLGEGLAPVNADPAQMDQMVMNLAINANEAMPEGGKLTIETASKAFDGVSSAPHPGVTPGDYVMLSVSDTGAGMDKQTQERIFDPFFTTKGWDSRKGTGLGLPVVYGIVERHGGCIECVSEPGKGTTFNIYLPRLVDGPSSGLSDSGKAPEQGTETILLVDDEDLVRELGERILTRSGYKVLMAENGAEALEVFTRNQSEIGLVILDLVMPGLGGKQCLAEMLKIDPSVKVLIASGYTAGDLRTEAVDLGARGFVGKPYNVKQMLQAVRAVLDDR; from the coding sequence ATGAACGAGCATTCAAAGACCAAAGAGCAACTCATTACCGAACTGAGTGAAATGCGGCAACGAATAGCCGAGTTGCAGGCGTCATTGACAAAGATGGAGCACGTGGAGGGGAAGCAGGACAAGCAGGCCATGAGAAGTCCCACAGGCGAACCCGAAGGCCGAGTCCGGAATCGAACAATTGACCTTGAATCCACAATAGAAGAATTGGAAAAAGAAATCTCGGCTCGCCGGGAAACAGAAGCGGCATTGCGCGATAGCGAAGAGAGGCTGGGCCTCGCCCTTGAAGCGGCGGAGCTGAGCTTCTGGGACTGGGACTTGACCACCGGAAAGGCCATTTGGAGTTCCCGTTCCTTCGACATGTTGGGCTACTCACCCCATGACTTTGGGGCCGATGTCAGGACTTGGAAAAGAATGATTCACCCTGACGATTGGCCTAATGTCCGCAAGGGATTGAATGACCATCTGGACGGCGCGCGCCCAACCTATGAGGCCGAATATAGACTTCAAACCAAATCCGGTGATTGGGCATGGATCGCGGCACGCGGAAAAGTCGTCGAACGCGATCCAAACGGACAGCCGGTACGAATGCTCGGAACGAGTCAGGACATCACTAATCGCAAACGAGCGGAAGAAGAAATCAGAAATCAAAAAGAGTTTTTGAACACCGTGGTGGAATCGTTGAGCCACCCTTTCTACGTCATAAATGCCGACGACTATACGATTGAGCTGGCAAATAGGGCTACCAAGATACCTTCGCTGGACGACAAGCCGACCTGCTACTCGGTCCTCCAGCACAGAGATAGCCCATGCGACGGGCTGGAGCATCCGTGTGCGGTCGAGCGTGTAAAGAAAACGGGCGGTCCGGTGGTACTCGAATTCGCGTATCAAGATCGAAAAGGTAGACCAAGATGCGCTGAAATCCACGGACACCCGATTTTTGACGCCCAAGGACGAGTTGTTAGGATTATTGAATATTCTCTGGACATTACGGACCGAAAATTGGCTGAAGAGGCCCTACGCAAGTCTGAAGCCAATTTCCGGGCGGTTTTCGATTCAATGAATGAGGCCATTTTTGTGCATGACATGGCGACCGGGGAAATATTGGATGTTAACCGGAAAATGTGTGAAATGTACGGTTACCCCATAGAAGAGGCTCTCCGCCTCACGATCGAACAGCTGAGTTCAGGCGAACCGCTGTATTCCCAGGAAGATGCCGTTAAATGGACCAGGCTGGCAGCGCAGGGGCAACCTCAGCTATTTGACTGGCATGCCAAGGACAAGGATGGGAGATTGTTTTGGGTTGAAGTCAACCTCAAACGGGCCGTCATAGGCGGACAAGATCGCCTGCTTGCCGTTGTCCGGGACATAAGCGAACGCAAGCTCGCTGAAGAAGAGAGAGAAAGGCTGAGGTCTCAGCTTCTCCAGGCGCAAAAAGTAGAGGCCATCGGCACTTTGACCGGCGGCATTGCACACGATTTCAACAACATGCTGACCGTCATCCTCGGATATTCGGAAATGCTCCTTATGGACAGGGATGAAAACGACCCGGCTTATGCCGACCTCCAGAAGATACTTCAAACGGGACGCAGTGGGGCAGAATTGGTCCAGAGGCTAATGACGTTCGGCAGAAACGCGGAGACAAACTCCGTCCCACTGGATCTCAACCGTCAAGTGCGAAATCTCGAAAGGTTATTGTCTCGAACACTGCCCAAAATGGTCCAAATTGAACTGCGCCTGGGCGAGGGGTTGGCGCCGGTCAATGCAGACCCCGCACAAATGGACCAGATGGTGATGAATCTCGCTATCAATGCTAATGAAGCCATGCCCGAAGGTGGAAAACTCACTATTGAGACCGCAAGCAAGGCGTTCGATGGGGTGTCCTCCGCCCCTCATCCCGGGGTTACACCAGGCGACTATGTAATGTTGAGTGTTTCGGACACGGGCGCGGGAATGGATAAACAGACGCAGGAACGGATTTTCGATCCTTTCTTTACCACCAAAGGTTGGGATTCACGTAAGGGAACCGGTCTAGGACTTCCCGTCGTGTACGGAATTGTCGAGCGTCATGGCGGTTGCATCGAATGTGTAAGCGAACCCGGCAAGGGGACCACTTTCAACATCTACCTGCCGAGGCTTGTCGACGGCCCTTCTTCCGGTCTGTCGGATTCAGGAAAAGCCCCGGAACAGGGCACTGAGACAATCCTGCTGGTGGACGACGAAGATCTTGTGAGAGAGCTTGGAGAGCGAATCCTGACCAGATCAGGCTACAAGGTGTTGATGGCGGAAAATGGAGCGGAAGCCCTTGAGGTCTTCACGAGAAATCAATCTGAAATCGGTTTAGTCATTCTGGACCTTGTGATGCCGGGACTGGGCGGCAAGCAGTGTCTCGCTGAGATGCTCAAGATTGACCCTTCTGTAAAAGTCCTGATAGCCAGTGGCTATACTGCTGGGGACTTAAGGACTGAAGCTGTCGACCTTGGGGCCAGGGGGTTCGTCGGCAAGCCTTACAATGTGAAACAGATGCTTCAGGCGGTTCGAGCGGTGTTGGATGACAGGTGA